In Cryptococcus gattii WM276 chromosome A, complete sequence, one genomic interval encodes:
- a CDS encoding Nucleotide-sugar transporter, putative (Similar to TIGR gene model, INSD accession AAW41935.1), translating to MDRDMETIAGPSRPGYDPVPIQGTSLDAPPGYSQNEHIYAAEGNGYQPRKLSFSGGPTFERDGTSLNRVNHSHEGHRHATLAMKKALWWRNAIVTGIFILSWYGFATLLSLYNKWMFSPQYYNFQYPLFVTACHMVVQFALAAVIRLIWADRFRPKERPTRRDYLTKILPTAASTGGDIGLSNLSLKTITLSLYTMCKSSTLIFVLIFAFAFRLEAYSLRLLSVISLISFGVFCMVFNTTAVSIPGILMVFSASALGGLRWALTELVMHKKAMGLSNPFATIFWLAPLMAVTLAVVSMIVEGWFGIMGSEFFKGWRAIETGGVIVLPGTLAFAMVASEYFVIQRAGVVPLSIAGIFKEVSTISISAWVFGDQLTTFNIIGVVITITGIALYSFHKYQKSMSSTVELDAEGKPIATDDSVEPLMAASDTRHSTVGNRESYEHDPMTPTTNNVPLSYLSSSAGHSSHNVSLTSMEMREREEEEINKAKDDFEGWDRPGGWSGDEEGLEELDEDEIERQRGQREGQKHKQGKWGEWLDKQM from the exons ATGGACAGAGATATGGAAACAATCGCTGGCCCAAGTCGCCCAGGCTACGACCCCGTACCCATCCAGGGCACCTCACTCGATGCTCCTCCTGGTTATTCCCAAAATGAGCATATATACGCTGCTGAAGGTAATGGATATCAGCCCAGAAAACTGTCCTTTTCGGGAGGTCCAACGTTTGAGCGAGACGGAACGAGTCTAAATAGAGTTAACCATTCACATGAAGGACACCGACACGCGACACTGGCTATGAAAAAGGCCTTGTGGTGGAGGAATGCCATCGTGACTGGGATATTCATTTTATCATG GTACGGATTTGCGACGCTCTTATCGCTCTACAACAAGTGGATGTTCTCACCGCAATATTACAACTTTCAATATCCATTATTCGTGACAGCATGTCATATGGTTGTACAGTTTGCCCTGGCAGCGGTGATAAGATTGATTTGGGCAGACAGGTTTAGGCCCAAAGAGAGACCCACGAGGAGAGACTACCT GACAAAGATTTTGCCTACAGCGGCTTCTACAGGTGGTGATATAGGATTATCAAATCTGAGTTTGAAGACCATCACCTTGAGTCTCTACA CCATGTGCAAGTCTTCGACGCTCATCTTCGTCCTCATCTTCGCCTTTGCCTTTCGCCTTGAAGCCTACTCTCTTCGTCTCTTATCGGTCATCTCCCTCATCTCGTTTGGTGTCTTTTGCATGGTCTTTAACACTACCGCAGTCTCTATCCCAGGTATCCTCATGGTCTTTTCTGCTTCCGCTCTTGGTGGTCTACGCTGGGCTTTGACCGAGCTGGTGATGCACAAGAAGGCGATGGGGCTTTCGAACCCTTTTGCGACTATTTTTTGGCTAGCACCGCTAATGGCAGTGACACTAGCTGTTGTGAGTATGATTGTAGAAGGGTGGTTTGGGATTATGGGAAGCGAGTTCTTTAAAGGGTGGAGGGCGATAGAGACTGGAGGTGTCATTGTATTGCCGGGGACATTGGCTTTCGCAATGGTAGCGAGTGAATACTT TGTCATCCAGAGGGCTGGCGTAGTGCCCCTTTCGATTGCGGGTATTTTCAAGGAAGTGTCGACCATCTCCATCTCAGCTTGGGTGTTTGGAGATCAGTTGACGACATTCAACATCATTGGAGTGGTTATCACCATCACCG GTATCGCattgtactcattccaCAAATATCAAAAATCCATGTCCTCTACCGTCGAACTAGACGCGGAAGGAAAGCCTATTGCCACGGACGACTCTGTCGAACCTCTTATGGCCGCTTCCGACACTCGACATTCTACTGTTGGCAATCGCGAGTCTTATGAGCATGACCCAATGACGCCGACCACCAATAACGTTCCTCTATCATACCTCTCCTCATCAGCCGGTCATTCTTCACACAACGTCTCACTCACATCAATGGAAatgagagagagggaagaggaagagataAACAAGGCAAAGGATGACTTTGAAGGATGGGATCGGCCGGGAGGGTGGAGTggggatgaggaaggaTTAGAAGAGTTGGACGAGGACGAGATCGAGCGGCAAAGGGGGCAGAGAGAAGGACAAAAGCATAAACAAGGCAAGTGGGGAGAATGGTTAGACAAGCAAATGTAG
- a CDS encoding Mitochondrial import receptor subunit tom40, putative (Similar to TIGR gene model, INSD accession AAW41936.1) → MSISTEKPAGPSAFTPYLDAVANVFHPVSGPVLNTYARFHGWKENMGLVQPGTVENLTRDVQQVQLANWMFDGARADVAKVISGNPAFQLTHSFSLGSTTRPAAYNFGVIFANAKTFLQGGLDGTGSLTMRANQTWSARDLSKIQAQITDKPGHTMVQFEHDHIGDHYTFSWKSINPNLLDFTGIHMASLLHSVSPRLSLGFETVIQHPEPAILQTATSYVAKLTSLPNAVAALTPTAPGVPSPFVPSWTATGHLQPDGNIQATYYQKLSDKVDVALDFQTILRPQSMLGPAKREALTTLGAKYDFRMATFRGQIDSAGKVGMYLEQRFTPAFAFLVAGEIDHAKNASKFGVGIMIESSTMTQEEMIAAGMLTPV, encoded by the exons ATGTCCATCTCCACAGAGAAGCCTGCTGGGCCCAGCGCATTCACACCGTACCTCGATGCCGTCGCCAACGTTTTCCACCCCGTTTCTGGCCCCGTCTTGAACACTTATGCCAGATTCCATGGCTGGAAGGAGAACATGGGTTTGGTCCAGCCCGGTACTGTGGAGAACTTGACTAGGGATGTGCAGC AGGTGCAACTCGCCAACTGGATGTTTGACGGTGCTAGAGCAGATGTGGCCAAGGTCATTTCCGGTAACCCTGCTTTCCAGTTGACACATTCCTTCTCCCTCGGATCCACCACCCGACCCGCCGCTTACAACTTTGGTGTCATCTTTGCCAATGCCAAG ACCTTCTTGCAAGGTGGTCTCGACGGTACCGGCTCGTTGACCATGCGTGCCAACCAAACTTGGTCTGCCCGAGACCTCTCCAAGATTCAGGCTCAGATTACCGACAAGCCCGGCCACACCATGGTTCAATTCGAACACGACCACATCGGAGACCACTACACCTTCTCCTGGAAATCCATCAACCCCAACCTCCTCGACTTTACCGGTATCCACATGGcttcccttcttcattccGTCTCTCCCCGGCTCTCTCTTGGTTTCGAGACTGTGATCCAACATCCCGAACCCGCCATTCTCCAGACCGCCACCTCTTATGTCGCCAAACTCACTTCTTTGCCCAACGCTGTTGCCGCCCTTACCCCTACCGCCCCTGGCGTTCCGTCTCCCTTCGTCCCCAGTTGGACAGCTACCGGCCACCTCCAGCCCGACGGTAACATCCAAGCGACTTACTATCAGAAGCTTTCCGACAAGGTCGACGTCGCTCTTGACTTCCAGACCATCCTCCGACCGCAGTCCATGTTGGGCCCTGCCAAGAGGGAAGCTTTGACAACTTTGGGTGCCAAGTACGACTTTAGGATGGCTACGTTCAGGGGACAAATTGACAGCGCGGGTAAGGTTGGTATGTACCTCGAACAGAGATTCACTCCTGCTTTCGCCTTCCTTGTTGCTGGAGAGATTGACCACGCCAAG AACGCCTCCAAGTTCGGTGTTGGTATCATGATTGAATCTTCTACTATGACCCAGGAGGAAATGATTGCCGCCGGCATGTTGACTCCTGTGTAA